One Lusitaniella coriacea LEGE 07157 DNA segment encodes these proteins:
- a CDS encoding Uma2 family endonuclease, with protein MIALSDRSKLTPEEYLELEGKSPIKHEYIDGLAYAMAGTTDTHNTIALNLALIIRNGLRGSDCRVYFADVKVRLEQRNRFYYPDIFVTCKPQDREVSTYKRFPKLIVEVLSESTEAFDRGDKFNDYQTLESLQEYVLVNSKDRRVEIFRRNEDGLWLFQTYTATQILFELKSIDITVAFTDLYEDVTLK; from the coding sequence CTAGAATTAGAAGGAAAAAGTCCGATTAAACATGAATATATTGACGGGTTAGCTTATGCAATGGCAGGAACGACGGATACCCATAATACGATCGCGCTCAATCTTGCTTTGATAATACGTAATGGCTTGCGAGGATCGGACTGCCGGGTTTATTTCGCCGATGTTAAAGTTCGTTTAGAGCAGAGAAATCGCTTTTATTATCCAGATATCTTTGTTACCTGTAAACCCCAAGATCGAGAAGTATCAACCTATAAGCGTTTTCCTAAACTAATTGTCGAAGTTCTGTCCGAATCGACGGAAGCGTTTGATAGAGGGGACAAGTTCAACGATTATCAAACCCTCGAAAGTCTTCAAGAATACGTGTTAGTGAATAGTAAAGATCGCCGAGTCGAAATTTTCCGCCGTAATGAAGATGGATTGTGGTTATTTCAAACCTATACTGCAACTCAAATTTTGTTTGAATTGAAAAGTATTGATATTACCGTTGCTTTTACCGATCTTTACGAAGACGTGACACTAAAATAG
- a CDS encoding class I SAM-dependent methyltransferase → MNEKYKPDWAGEDLLSRFVNLLIQTPPLYGVMKHQARRVLITTAEKNGIPWRKIAQRLADSEVKDSLGAIADEKIDYPDYYQVPFHAYKRGNLCWEAACEAIPATQAMALRVWPQEEITWETAQERLRSSFHQVLEQYSPASVTDILDLGCSVGISTLALHRYYTQRQKSPVRTVGLDLSPYMLAVAKISDEQGEIDQWVHGKAENTGFPDNSFDVITLQFVLHELPRQASRAIFQEALRILKPGGCLAIVDNNPTSPVIQNLPPALFVLMKSTEPWSDDYYTFDIENALQEVGFTYKTTVASDPRHRTIIAIKPSVVTL, encoded by the coding sequence CGCTTTGTCAATCTTCTGATTCAAACGCCACCGCTTTATGGGGTGATGAAACACCAAGCGAGGCGAGTTCTGATTACAACGGCGGAAAAAAATGGCATTCCGTGGCGTAAAATTGCACAGAGGCTCGCGGATTCCGAGGTAAAGGACAGTTTAGGCGCGATCGCGGACGAAAAGATAGACTACCCTGATTACTATCAAGTTCCCTTCCATGCCTACAAACGCGGTAATTTGTGCTGGGAAGCCGCCTGCGAAGCCATCCCCGCTACCCAAGCAATGGCATTACGAGTTTGGCCCCAAGAAGAAATCACCTGGGAAACTGCCCAAGAACGACTGCGTTCCAGCTTTCACCAAGTTCTCGAACAATACAGTCCAGCAAGCGTTACAGATATTCTCGACCTCGGCTGTTCCGTCGGCATTTCAACCCTAGCCCTCCATCGCTACTACACCCAGCGACAAAAATCCCCCGTCAGAACCGTTGGCTTAGACCTCTCGCCTTATATGCTTGCGGTTGCCAAGATTAGCGACGAACAGGGCGAAATTGACCAATGGGTTCACGGTAAAGCAGAAAATACGGGATTTCCTGACAATTCTTTTGATGTCATTACTCTACAATTTGTTCTTCACGAATTGCCCCGTCAAGCAAGCCGCGCGATTTTCCAAGAAGCCTTACGAATATTGAAACCGGGGGGATGTTTAGCAATTGTCGATAATAATCCCACTTCTCCTGTTATTCAAAATCTCCCGCCTGCCCTTTTCGTATTGATGAAAAGTACGGAACCTTGGAGTGACGACTACTACACCTTTGATATTGAAAACGCCTTGCAGGAGGTTGGTTTCACTTACAAAACAACTGTTGCCAGCGATCCGCGACATCGTACAATTATTGCAATTAAACCGAGTGTGGTCACCTTATAA